The DNA window catcaacccaattgtcaacatacgtgtagtgagcctctaggttttggtccctcccctgcttgcagatggaaattgcatttaaaaactcactccaaaactgaatacaccaatggtaagttaagcacttggcctcataggtcattttagggtagttgctaagataatagttatgcaacttattgaatctttccattttttcaaaaacaacagaaggggacataaatgggggtgtcggacccgtaaccagctgagatgaggggtgcgctggaacctgatacggaggggtgggatgaaccatggccggagttgaagatggatgtggggctgggcttacatgtgagactacgtgtggtgacggaggaggagagtctgtaaaaaaagatggagatggagaggagacaaaagaggatgggatgggtgacggaactaagaatgaagtggaggagaaggccggtgagcagggctcaggctcaggctctgacatagatggagtgcgacacaggatggttgcaacctcgtcgtcactctgggtgagatcctcacacgggatcttctcacccacttgggttgagtcaaacgggtttcccaatttgcagttactgaagcgtactagattctgtaaattttttgtaaatggccccttttgttttttacgccaatttctacgtcctgaccggcctcccgccgtatttctacggcgtcctgagccctgctgacccctgctggttgccaccggggagggagtagacgaagtggcggcagacacggtgatggagctgggtgccggcggcccagtgcggcatttcctccgatggcctccaccactggtgctggttcgtcctttggggttaaaaagacaggggacagcacatttaattcaagtgaatccttatgtcactctacaacaaaactacatcacatacatcacagatatcacacttggcagtcagtattgcacattgagaaaaattctgccatcttattggatacaAGAAACGCaagcttgggagacttatgcgctggtcttgaatcgggccgcctgcgtttgaacaggggaacttgacttataaaaacacaccagttagtgcacagattccctgatatgcagaacaacagcgaaaaaacacactggaaactgatgtatcttatgcattattacaccaatgttgaaatgctttcctcgccctagtagcataaaagccaatctagtttatttatttttgttttgttcaggctttttgacaaatgaaggccctttttagtaggccagtgtctagtcaaaggtgtaaacttaagaggaaaataaactattctgactgtgtcattaattctcttttttccccagttactttggcaatattgtctttttattcaattttgatagtaatttgaaatgttttaatttaaattatatttccacagctagttctggcaatagttgaagttgtcatgaaaaataataaccctgtaccatgccttgatcactaactgctattctgctactgctaacagcattgtaaggaactgtggttttgatagacatttcacataattaagtaatgatgtctcagcaacaacgtaaaaaccaaagaccaaattttctggagatgttcatgacattatttgctagatttatttaaaaaattgatcaattttgaaatacaggtgttttgttattgaatttttaatactttaataacccatggtaattattcgtatggggatggcatattatttgttcaacctatagagctggacaatagctttaaaacaatatgaggaccatttctgtgcagcttatattatggtaaatatagccagtcaaaaaaaaagaagttaaaacttcatccatccacacatcacagcgacagattttactgatttcattatacaatacagcagacatgccgaaaagagccccgtatttttactgcttcatggtaacaaatcacCGTTTGCCTAAAAGTCAACCATTTTATTATCTAGTATCCTAAGACATGTAGTTCAAAAATAAGATAGttatcacagactgcaagattcaacaagaccagccaaccctattctgactttcattcttcgagtgctgagctattctgggcatcactttgccgtccttaccatggctaactgaaccggggatgtcttccggagcaatccggacactgactgccccatttggcaggagccagtcgattctccagaggcacacagtggcgttcagggcagacatctcgatcacgtcttgtctctcgctgggaagctgcaaatatgagctgctttgaatgttcaaatcaatTTAACTCTAAGTGCAACTACAATTGTTATGATGCGGTTCAAACAGACctcattccaggcatccgtacagactgtcaggcccttccgaagtctgttacccctcatctcagatgttgatgttaaccgcttgagtaagtgacctgtgtgtcgcacttaaactactgtaatacttggggcaacgacaaggtcttaaactttatacattgtcaaaaaaaaccccaaaacaattatactagaaaagtgtcactttatttcacatttaaagagttatttcacataaaaactgcatacaagaaaatagtacagtgcaatcaggatgtacttgggccaattgattagaaattaagagctttaaatttgatgaatgaataatctgcccgaccttgcatggtggaataatctacccatatcacttttgggaagagtagcaaacaatcaaaatgatgatcttgccaaaaattaactacatgttctcaatggttctcagtccctctcccctgaacgatttcctctgcaccccataatcgaacaacagttcctccccaacattaatcctgttcagggccaaaagcaaaataacatcctgtcccccgacggctgggctgtacagtcttggccggaggttggccttcttatgggaatgattaatcagccgaccaaaaggctgtatgcccgggtgacaggcacactcagacttatggctgttccggaagaagaacatgtagccagattcttcttccttcgtcgatgagtgaatccgctggccctcagtggctgtgactaccggcccgtggtagtcacacaccacctcaccagcctggaactgccgggtggcgcagactcccttccccttccccgcaatgtccatcaccacaagtcccttccacttctggttgtggatgagctcctggatgtggctagagtccacggcagtgtccaccgaacccactggtctccagtccttcagaacgctggccgcgctgggaacgttacttttccagccttggttcctgatccaagcgtcgacccgggactcggtgggctgccgtctgccaaagtgtgctgtcaagaacaaagtaaattgttgttagttaagaagcctatgtagataggaccgtttcacagtaaaaaatgtcattagtgctacaaacaatactcacacaagacatgccgtacgcgcatcctcatctgggccttcagccagcgatcatagagctgccgctgaaaccggcccgacgtctgcgagcgtgctgtcttgtctgggatgtcgccatccagggtcacggggtgggtccgaaggagctgatcgaacgctgcctggacatccatctgttggttggatgccagggcagcatcccgtgcggcaccacgggcagaacagctgggtccttcctctgcggagtcagcgctgagataaatataaaaataaaaaaaatttaaaaaaacccacaaacgtttaaggttagtgttcagtggtgagggctttggttgtgtgtcttgatgttggtaagtgtgttgacaaacagaaaacatgcctaccttgagtcacctgccagcttcttcagcagcttactggccagcaccacattccgcgactgcttcatccggtagtgctcgtcagccgtcgcagtggaatgagtgaggtaatcggccaccaaggacttctcttggtccgtcaagtccttggtggccgtctcaaagatgcgccgggccgtctggtaggtgactggatccagcttgtatctaaaatacaaaaatacatttattaatacgtctcacacaacacgtatgtagaacatattatagggggaattaatcatgatgatcagctcacttttggtgcagccggttgaggtcattcgaagcgttgaacaccggcctgcctgtggtggagacgaagaaccgtttgtctcctcccaggtcatccagtgtcgtccggctcctcttggagctcaggagctgtggccgtacctgggtgaagtagatgtcgaaccactgttggcagaggaaaacagattaaatcgctgctcttgaaataaactatgaaataaatcttatcaaacttgatatacttaccgtctcctcctcagaggacaatgcaaacgtggccgcttgctgcgccgacgtcttgtgttccttcaccacaatcaccgtatggtcggcctcggacgtgctcctggtcatccactcctggacctacacaatacaatgatgtcccactgataaataagagtatctgcaaaaaggaaaagtgaagacaaaaagaatacaacacttacggtcatgtgctccaccacgcctggtggctggagatgcttcagaatcaccgtggcctccaggtagtagaggacaaggcagcactctgcacactccaggggcatctcctctggatacaccttgccaaggactgccaagaagtcgttcttggcagccctcagcacggcccagcagtcctctggactcttctctgggctcatccccgtgagaatgacatgactatgtgggtgggagaagaaaattcaattactgtcaatcctaatcaatacagtacacattttaataaaatgtgctcacaatgtaaaatggctctgcttctccatgcagtgcactccaggagcagtgagggagataaaaaaaaaacattatgagtgtgttaaacacagtagaggagatgtataatcaaatcataatatggaatttaacgggtgttgacagttgaacttacctcctttgcgtcatctccttactcaccaactttgcagagctctgctggagtgagcccaggtactccacgaagaacattgcctcattccacaaggcaatgttgtcacgccggaggtcggtggccacggtgtggtacttgaggaatctgtcagaggaaggacatgtatgtaagtatccatatgtacataaacttgtacatgccaccatgacaatagtgggaggactgaacttccttgaagaaaacagatacgacaatacaacacaaacctacaatatactgttaaaaatctacatgctaccaacctcttcaggctcttcatgtagttgacctgagtctgcctggagagaccagcctcagtcagctcccgaaagaagagcttcgtcctctccctctccctcagaaattcaagggatggctcttcagggttcacaaaaaacatgaacctgctgacgttttccacctggaaaataagatcggcattacttaatgaatatattgcgtagatataaagctccaaaaaataatagagtgaacttttatgggagacctcaccgtctgcttgaaattctcaatcaggagatccttctccaagtatgcggcgaagcccttcaggaggggatggtccagagaatgtttccggtgcagtcccttctcctgcatcatgtgcctggaggtctgtggccactgcacctcccgggtactgccatgtggaaaacatatttcgtcttaaaattgcaccttcaattggctcacaagcaaaagcaaaaggtatcaatgaagctgcaaatccgagacactcatactcacacttgaaagatctcgccgttgctgacactgactgcgtcctccgactgctcagtcgccgagctctccggtcgctgcacggttgtaccagccatcacaggaacactgctggtctgcgccgctactgctggggagggggtgtcaggcaccaccatgtggcgacgctccagctcctggatcatcctttcagataaataagtaaataaaaaaaactgttagtaaatgtcatactgaagaaacgaagcgagatgtgtaaaaaagactgaagagttttcccaccaacctgctcataggattagcatcatccataatgtctcgcaggtgcctgtagctgaacaccctgccccactgcagaacttcaagcgcatcctgctttgccttctccactacttcttggatggcttctttcgaagatctcttcatgcacaccctagtcagatgcaccgagaggcttgcctgtgtcttcttgcacacggggcagagcaggaaatgcctgttggaagtattgcggatataaaaaaacaacaacaaaaaaaaacaattaacagttttatgtaacagtcaaggaagtgttacttaagattagatttaattcatgattttcaggacccattccagtcatcatcatcaacattgttcattcctcagtggtttggataaataacatttgcatatctattgtcatcctgatgggtcccagactgagaaaagtaattagtaaactacatgatcacaactaCTAAAAGATTTTTACTAattacagtcgaacttcgttacaacgtacctcgggggacattaagaatttgtacgttataaccatagtatgTTGTAACCaggtccctcaaaatgaatggaacgggggctgcatgcaagaagtgcggccggcgtggaatgcttcgtgaggataggttcatacagttaggcgttgctaagcgatgtagatggccggcaacagccgattctgaattgtgcacgcgctcggaagatgaggctgtacgttgtaacgatggtcagtttgcctattttcctctgaaaatcatacgttatatcgaagtttacgctgtaaaggtgtatgttctaagcgataccggcaaatggaataatgcaatacgcgaattcgggacatcgaaatttgaacgttgtattggtgtaaacgttataaacggggtatgttgtaacgaggttcgactgtagttacatttatatcaagcaatataagcccttatattttagcaatctgaaagtgctacagagtaaaaataaagagattaaataggagaatctataaaatgtctttctaaaaagatgagtttttgtaattaaaaaaagttgcttcgaaatattgttttagttttgtagtggatgcaatttaagtttaaacaatagtactgtagtcagtttaagagacttaagcagtgtcagtaaactacatacaaagatgaacaacacagtttctacacattcaaaagcaataataaattgatcgtaattacttacgccttggaagccattcttcacGAGTTGTTCAACAAAAGatgaaatcttgagcagaatctggagctcttgtctcgctggaagcagaggtagagtgactgtacatgcggaggtctcctcttaatatacgattctgaccgcccccccgccccctcgtagccccgcccaccccatcccaccccactccacccccggTGTCACTCTGAGGGACACTTCCACTGGAAGACAGTTTCAAAcaatataacttttaaaaaggataagaactgaatttttatttctaaataaggtgataaatcgatagtgcagttataaaacttctgcacgatttcgccaccacaccacaaaaatatagtagcctatttaatataatataaatctaCCCAAACAaaagatcccttatgttgcttgctgacatacatttcatttgtgtctgtctttgccatttcaaaaccatgttgtgactcttgtgtgactttaatataagctattggagctgtaatattgtcagttttacaatctcttgattaatgtggaagatcgtaatttaacatacataggatggtaataaagaatgtttgctttcttatgtgtcggtcacggtaagcaaccgcaacggcccgcataccaagctacagcgattctgagcaatattggcagtatgatccaatttcgatttcgccgtttttaccccgaaatttctgcacgaattcgccaccacaccacatatatatagtatactataatataatttacccaaacaacggatcccttatgttgcttgcttatatacatttaatttctgtctgtctttgccatttcaaaaccatgttgtgactcttgggtgactttaatataagctattggagctgtaatattgtccgttttacaatctcttgattaatgtggaagatcataatttaacatacataggatgataataaataatgtttgctttcttatgtgtcggtcacggtaagcaaccgcaacggcccgcataccatcggaaagctgcagcgattctgagcaatattggcagtatgatccaatttcgatttcgccgtttttaccctgaaatttctgcctgaatttgccccccctccccgccgccTTGCTCTAACCCACTctcgcactcgctcactatttggagcgagccagccttaaagggcccagatcgcattactgatggtaccatatattgttctaatccgtactgttgtgacacagacaaattgacatacagtgactactaatattagcaggatagaCTCAGTGTATAATGTTCCAaatattttggtgtattgctcggcattactggttgtttaatacatttattttagtcactctgtttacctgatctcagcctaattgttgcgCTGGCAGATAGTTGGGGGATGGGTATCcgtgcatgtgcatcgcagagaggtgaaaaacagcaatcaaggaaacaatagccctcATCTCAGAAGCCGATGTTAACGActtgagtaactgacctgcttgattcaaatgctgatgactcccaggctgaggaatttgtaactaaatagttggattaaaaatatttgcatcattgtaatttgctcacaactacagctaacttgcctgtgtggccctgttccctgttttcttctgcttattacttacttttagttgaatttccaattgtcatctccattgtttagtgctcaatgtctttgataaataacatcatatatataatatgtctaatataagtttaataactttataatttaatacaagttaggacaagcttaatactctaattgtatatcaactatatatatcataattagcccttctgaagtctgttacccgtcatctcagatgttgatgttaaccgcttcagtaagtaacctgtgggtcgcactggtaaaatagttgaggttatttttccttaaaacggtcatcatgtttttatgctccacaaatactgtaggttgtcagctttatttgcctgtgtacattttatattgtctgtcattgctttgacctctgtgattttgctaaggttatcctgctaattcccttgcaaactgtaaaataaaagcgtgattatttgagtagacgggctgtgtgtttcagttcgtcacgtgctttggtgtatttgcggtgtattacaggtcagtgtgccacgcatcagataggtagtggcccagtctataatgctccaaatattttgaagggttactctaaaactgctggggctattgacatgtgtctggtctctgtgtggaccacaaatgttgtgctttaatttgatgcttaatttggctttatagcctgaggtaggagctcaaacagacctcattcta is part of the Paramormyrops kingsleyae isolate MSU_618 chromosome 25, PKINGS_0.4, whole genome shotgun sequence genome and encodes:
- the LOC140582744 gene encoding uncharacterized protein produces the protein MFYIRVVYKLDPVTYQTARRIFETATKDLTDQEKSLVADYLTHSTATADEHYRMKQSRNVVLASKLLKKLAGDSSADSAEEGPSCSARGAARDAALASNQQMDVQAAFDQLLRTHPVTLDGDIPDKTARSQTSGRFQRQLYDRWLKAQMRMRVRHVLSHFGRRQPTESRVDAWIRNQGWKSNVPSAASVLKDWRPVGSVDTAVDSSHIQELIHNQKWKGLVVMDIAGKGKGVCATRQFQAGEVVCDYHGPVVTATEGQRIHSSTKEEESGYMFFFRNSHKSECACHPGIQPFGRLINHSHKKANLRPRLYSPAVGGQDVILLLALNRINWKCPSE